AAGCCGGTTTTTTTATGGGGGAACTGTAAACTTTTGTGACGGGTTTACTTCACTTCTTCGCCTTTCGCCTGCATATCGGCATGGTAAGAGGAACGCACGAACGGACCGCAGGCAGCATGGGTAAAGCCCATCGCCATCGCTTCGGCTTTCATCTCGTCAAACTCTTCAGGGCTTACGTAACGCTGCACCGGCAGGTGATGACGGCTTGGTTGCAGATACTGGCCCAGGGTCAGCATGGTGACGCCGTGGCGGCGCAGGTCGCGCATCACTTCAACAATCTCTTCGTTAGTCTCACCGAGACCGACCATCAGACCTGATTTAGTCGGGATATCCGGATGGGCTTCTTTAAAACGCTCCAGCAGCTTCAGCGACCAGTTGTAATCTGCGCCCGGACGAACCTGACGATAGAGGCGTGGTACGTTTTCCAGGTTGTGGTTAAACACGTCTGGCGGATTGGCGTTGAGGATCTCAAGCGCACGGTCCATACGGCCACGGAAGTCAGGAACCAGCGTCTCAATCTTAATGGACGGGCTCTTTTCACGAATGGCATTAATACAGTCAGCAAAGTGCTGAGCACCGCCGTCGCGCAGATCGTCGCGGTCAACGGAGGTGATAACCACATAGCGTAATGCCATGTCGGCGATAGTCTGGGCCAGCTTCTGCGGTTCATTGGCATCCGGGGCGACAGGACGACCATGGGCAACGTCACAGAACGGGCAACGGCGGGTACAGATGGCGCCGAGGATCATGAAGGTCGCGGTACCGTGGTTAAAGCACTCGGCAAGGTTCGGGCAGGAGGCCTCTTCACACACGGAGTGTAGGCCGTTTTTGCGCATCGCCGCTTTGATTCCCTGAATACGCGAAGAGTCCGCCGGAAGTTTAATTTTCATCCATGCCGGTTTTCTTAACAGCGCTTCGCGCTCCGTAGCCACGTTTTTAACCGGGATTAGGGCCATTTTATCGGCATCACGGTATTTAACACCGCGTTCCATCACAATGGGTTTACTCATAGCGTGCGTCTTCCAGTTGCGAAAATCGAAGGAAAGCGTTTCAATTCAAGGGAATGTTGTATTTATCAACTATTTTTGAACGAACGACAGGCAGTATATCATTGATACGGACGATAAAGCAGCCTGCCCGGTCGCCAAATTGTAAAATAGTTGTTGTTTAGTGCTTTTTGCGTGGTTCAGCGCAACTTTACGTGGGATGGCCCCGATTAAAAGGCCTGGCGGATAACGTTTATCAGATTTTCCAGCACCGGGTCGCGCATGCTCAGCTTATTGTAATACAGCGAGATTTCGACGGACTCGGCATTCAGCGGGGCGAAGGGGATCTGTTCCACCGGCCAGCAGTGACGCACCATATTAAACAGGCGCTCCGGGATGATACCCAGCAGATCGCTACTGCCAACCAGGGCGGCAATGGTAAAAATATTGTAACTGCTGAAATTCACCAGACGTTCCGGGAAAATATCCTGAACGCGCTGTCGCAGCCCGTTGAGGTTTTGCCCCTCCATCAGCAGCAGCGTTTGCTCGTAGCGCTGCAGATTTTCAACCGTAACTTCCTCCTGCAGCGCCGGATGGCCTTTGCGACAGATCAGAAGTAGCTTATCTGCAAACAGCACGTGGCGGCTTAAGGCCCGGGCATTCAGGGTGTTGCTGTCCACGAT
This DNA window, taken from Leclercia adecarboxylata, encodes the following:
- the lipA gene encoding lipoyl synthase; the protein is MSKPIVMERGVKYRDADKMALIPVKNVATEREALLRKPAWMKIKLPADSSRIQGIKAAMRKNGLHSVCEEASCPNLAECFNHGTATFMILGAICTRRCPFCDVAHGRPVAPDANEPQKLAQTIADMALRYVVITSVDRDDLRDGGAQHFADCINAIREKSPSIKIETLVPDFRGRMDRALEILNANPPDVFNHNLENVPRLYRQVRPGADYNWSLKLLERFKEAHPDIPTKSGLMVGLGETNEEIVEVMRDLRRHGVTMLTLGQYLQPSRHHLPVQRYVSPEEFDEMKAEAMAMGFTHAACGPFVRSSYHADMQAKGEEVK